One genomic region from Sulfurimonas sp. encodes:
- a CDS encoding PAS domain-containing protein, producing the protein MIINTKLKEIKLDPIKSLISRADLKRTIRYTNHYFRKVIGCSQTTLIGMSDKKILHPDMPQVIYELMWDRIKNDEEMLCVIKYTTKNGDYYWATTLFKTKYHPISKEFNGYLALSHAVSKYAINHIEPYMKNC; encoded by the coding sequence ATGATTATTAACACTAAATTAAAAGAGATAAAACTAGACCCTATTAAATCTTTAATCAGTCGTGCAGATTTAAAAAGAACTATCAGATATACAAATCATTACTTTAGAAAAGTCATTGGATGCTCACAAACAACTTTGATTGGAATGTCGGATAAAAAAATCTTACATCCAGATATGCCACAAGTTATATATGAACTAATGTGGGACCGTATAAAAAATGATGAAGAGATGCTTTGTGTTATAAAATATACAACAAAAAATGGAGATTATTACTGGGCAACTACTCTTTTTAAAACAAAATACCACCCGATAAGCAAAGAGTTTAACGGCTACTTAGCACTAAGTCATGCTGTATCAAAATATGCAATCAATCATATTGAACCTTATATGAAGAACTGCTAA
- a CDS encoding YgiQ family radical SAM protein, giving the protein MVFKEKDFLPTTRVEMDARGWDYCDVILVSGDAYIDSPFIGVAMVGRMLERLGYKVGMIGQPDIKSANDIMRLGEPKLFWGVSGGSVDSMVSNYTATKKFRNSDDYTPGGKNDRRPDRALSVYCNLIRRYFKDTVPLVLGGIEASLRRVTHYDYWSNKLKKPILFDSKADILIYGMGEIALEELTRAISLGEDYTDIRGICYISKEPKHEYIQLPSHAECLEEKEKYIDLFDDFYDNNDPISASGLCQAVDTRFLIQNSPCDYLNEQEMDANSNLPFTRELHPYYAKMGKVKCLETIKFSIMTHHGCWGECNFCAIGVHQGRTIRTRTEGNILEEAKHFNNYKDYKGIISDVGGPTANMYGYECGKKLKKGTCDDIRCVDADRLCKVMHVDHGRNINLLRKVREVEGVRKAFVASGVRYDLITADKKHGYSYLKEMVQHHISGQMKVAPEHTQQHVLELMGKPGKETLVDFKKMYDKLNKEEGKNQFLTYYLIAAHPGCEEKDMHELKRFTTDELKMNPEQAQVFTPTPGTYSAVMYYTELDPKTRKKIFVEKDTKRKEKQKQIVVKKDNFSSGFAS; this is encoded by the coding sequence ATTGTTTTTAAAGAGAAAGATTTTTTACCAACAACTAGAGTAGAGATGGATGCTAGAGGTTGGGATTATTGTGATGTAATTCTTGTTAGTGGAGATGCTTACATAGATAGTCCATTTATTGGTGTTGCTATGGTTGGGCGTATGTTAGAGCGACTTGGTTACAAGGTTGGTATGATAGGTCAGCCCGATATAAAAAGTGCTAATGATATTATGAGACTTGGCGAACCTAAGCTTTTTTGGGGCGTAAGTGGAGGAAGTGTTGATAGTATGGTTTCTAACTATACTGCGACAAAAAAGTTTAGAAATTCGGATGATTATACCCCTGGTGGAAAAAATGATAGGCGACCAGATAGAGCTTTAAGTGTTTACTGTAACTTAATTAGAAGATATTTTAAAGATACTGTTCCTTTAGTTCTTGGTGGGATTGAAGCTTCTCTTAGACGAGTAACTCACTATGATTATTGGTCGAATAAACTTAAAAAACCTATTTTATTTGATTCAAAAGCTGATATTTTGATTTATGGTATGGGTGAAATAGCTTTAGAAGAACTAACTCGTGCGATTTCTTTAGGTGAGGACTATACAGATATACGAGGCATTTGTTATATCTCAAAAGAGCCTAAACATGAGTATATTCAACTTCCATCTCATGCTGAATGTTTAGAAGAAAAAGAAAAATATATAGACCTCTTTGATGATTTTTATGACAACAATGACCCTATCTCTGCCTCAGGTCTTTGTCAGGCTGTTGATACTCGTTTTCTTATTCAAAATTCACCTTGTGATTATCTAAATGAGCAAGAGATGGATGCAAATTCTAACTTACCATTTACAAGAGAACTTCACCCATATTATGCAAAGATGGGTAAGGTTAAATGTTTAGAAACCATAAAATTTTCTATCATGACTCATCATGGATGCTGGGGAGAGTGTAATTTTTGTGCTATTGGTGTTCATCAAGGTAGAACGATTAGAACTAGAACAGAAGGTAATATACTTGAGGAAGCTAAGCATTTTAACAACTACAAAGACTATAAGGGAATCATAAGTGATGTTGGTGGACCTACGGCGAATATGTACGGTTATGAATGCGGTAAAAAGCTAAAAAAAGGTACTTGTGATGATATCCGATGTGTAGATGCTGACAGACTTTGTAAGGTTATGCATGTTGACCATGGTAGAAATATAAACTTGCTTAGAAAGGTTAGAGAAGTTGAGGGTGTAAGAAAAGCTTTTGTAGCATCTGGAGTTAGATATGATTTGATAACAGCAGATAAAAAACATGGCTATTCTTACCTAAAAGAGATGGTTCAGCACCATATATCTGGACAAATGAAAGTTGCTCCTGAACATACACAACAGCATGTTTTAGAACTTATGGGTAAACCTGGAAAAGAAACGCTAGTTGATTTTAAAAAGATGTATGACAAACTAAACAAAGAAGAGGGTAAAAATCAATTTTTAACTTACTATCTTATTGCCGCTCATCCTGGCTGTGAAGAAAAAGATATGCATGAGTTAAAACGCTTTACTACTGATGAGTTAAAGATGAATCCTGAACAAGCTCAAGTTTTTACACCAACTCCTGGTACATACTCGGCAGTTATGTACTACACAGAGTTAGATCCAAAAACTCGTAAAAAGATATTTGTAGAAAAAGACACAAAACGAAAAGAAAAACAAAAACAAATAGTTGTAAAAAAAGACAATTTTAGCAGTGGATTTGCTTCATAA
- a CDS encoding AMP-binding protein produces the protein MNYPYKNLENFTLSAVLDRTIELYSSSDAFGNVGEDAFKYSEFDKRVKETITLLRENGISKGDKVVLLSENMPNWAIAYFAVTYFGGVIVPILPDFHPSDIHHIIKHSEAKAIFVSDKFLATIEEANEPTLKFAISLEKLNLIEELSNQSYISQIKQKISSHKLSKPDENDMASLIYTSGTTGHSKGVMLSHKNLVTNALSSFCKVSIAKNDVFLSILPMAHTLECTVGLLVPLLHGASVFYINKAPTPSVLLKAFATIKPTMMVSVPLIIEKIYKNKILSKFNSSFILKNLYKIPFFRKKLNKVAGKKLLETFGGRIRFFGIGGASLSPVVEQFLIEAEFPYIIGYGLTETSPLIAGGSVLDGKIKVRSTGTTFYGVDIKIKDPNPDTKTGEIIVKSPSVMLGYYKDEEKTKEVMDGEWFLTGDLGHLDDEGFLFISGRSKNVIIGSGGENIYPEQVEATINQNEAVLDSLVMEQDSKLIARVHLDYELIDTLFKADKQTDEKVKKDIGKFLEEMRVDVNSKISSFSRISKFVEQIEPFVKTPTKKIKRYLYIQ, from the coding sequence ATGAATTACCCTTATAAAAATTTAGAAAACTTTACACTAAGTGCTGTATTAGATAGAACTATAGAACTGTATTCAAGTTCAGATGCATTTGGAAATGTAGGTGAAGACGCTTTTAAATACTCTGAGTTTGATAAAAGAGTAAAAGAAACTATAACTCTACTTCGTGAAAACGGTATCTCCAAAGGGGATAAAGTTGTTCTTCTTAGTGAAAATATGCCAAATTGGGCAATTGCTTATTTTGCTGTTACATATTTTGGAGGAGTTATAGTTCCTATATTGCCAGATTTTCATCCCTCAGATATACATCACATCATAAAGCATTCAGAAGCAAAAGCCATCTTTGTATCAGATAAATTTTTAGCAACTATTGAAGAAGCTAATGAGCCTACTTTAAAATTTGCTATTAGTTTAGAAAAATTAAATCTCATAGAAGAGTTAAGTAACCAAAGTTATATTTCTCAAATAAAACAAAAAATATCATCTCATAAACTTTCAAAACCAGATGAAAATGATATGGCATCACTTATCTATACCTCGGGAACAACAGGACATTCAAAAGGAGTAATGCTCTCACATAAAAACCTTGTCACAAATGCCCTCTCATCTTTTTGTAAAGTTAGCATTGCAAAAAATGATGTTTTTCTCTCTATCTTGCCAATGGCTCACACTTTAGAGTGTACAGTTGGTCTTTTAGTACCGCTTCTTCATGGAGCAAGTGTTTTTTATATAAACAAAGCACCAACACCTAGTGTTCTTTTAAAAGCTTTTGCTACTATAAAACCAACAATGATGGTAAGTGTTCCATTAATTATTGAAAAAATTTATAAAAATAAAATTTTATCAAAATTCAATAGTTCATTTATCTTGAAAAATTTATATAAAATCCCATTTTTTAGAAAAAAACTAAACAAAGTTGCTGGTAAAAAACTTTTAGAAACTTTTGGCGGAAGAATAAGATTTTTTGGTATAGGTGGAGCGTCTCTTTCTCCTGTTGTTGAGCAATTTTTAATAGAAGCAGAATTTCCATATATTATAGGTTATGGTCTTACTGAAACTTCTCCTCTGATTGCAGGTGGTTCAGTCCTTGATGGAAAAATAAAGGTACGCTCAACAGGAACAACTTTTTATGGAGTAGATATTAAGATAAAAGACCCAAATCCAGATACAAAAACTGGAGAAATCATAGTTAAATCACCTAGTGTGATGCTGGGTTACTATAAAGATGAAGAAAAAACAAAAGAAGTCATGGATGGAGAGTGGTTTTTAACGGGCGATTTAGGGCACCTTGATGATGAAGGTTTTTTATTTATAAGTGGAAGAAGTAAAAATGTAATCATAGGTTCAGGTGGAGAAAACATCTACCCAGAACAAGTAGAAGCTACAATAAATCAAAATGAAGCCGTTTTGGATTCTTTAGTTATGGAGCAAGACTCTAAACTTATAGCTAGAGTACATCTTGATTATGAACTTATAGACACTTTATTTAAAGCAGATAAACAAACAGATGAAAAAGTAAAAAAAGATATAGGAAAATTTTTAGAGGAGATGCGAGTTGATGTAAATTCAAAAATATCATCTTTTTCAAGAATAAGTAAATTTGTAGAGCAAATAGAACCTTTTGTTAAAACACCAACGAAAAAAATAAAAAGATATTTATATATACAATAG
- a CDS encoding flagellar basal body-associated FliL family protein — MFKKAIKTLILFVSGVIILLILAYGVSQSDFSKIKKYDEIDSSNPRARMNTHSDLKDQIAKERRYSIKPKIKNGNMASLGDFTMNISGGKILTTNISIKYKNNNSNNFLNMKSVEKEIIKKSAVLRDSVINVISHSRNASVANRRMKKKMIENMNNYLSDGEIEDLYFNKFIIN; from the coding sequence ATGTTTAAAAAAGCGATTAAAACACTTATACTTTTTGTTTCAGGAGTAATTATTTTACTTATACTTGCTTACGGTGTATCACAATCTGATTTTTCCAAAATCAAAAAATATGACGAAATAGATAGTAGCAATCCCAGAGCGAGAATGAATACACATTCTGATTTAAAAGATCAAATTGCAAAAGAAAGACGCTATTCAATCAAACCAAAAATTAAAAATGGAAATATGGCTAGTTTAGGAGATTTTACTATGAATATCTCTGGAGGTAAAATACTTACAACTAACATATCTATAAAATATAAAAATAATAACTCAAATAATTTTTTAAATATGAAAAGTGTTGAAAAAGAGATTATTAAAAAATCAGCTGTTTTAAGAGATAGCGTAATTAATGTTATTTCTCATAGCCGCAATGCCAGTGTTGCTAACAGAAGAATGAAAAAGAAAATGATTGAAAATATGAATAACTATCTCTCTGATGGAGAGATAGAAGATTTATATTTTAATAAATTTATTATAAATTAA
- a CDS encoding ATP-binding protein, with translation MNFDNNIYIYVLEAVFILIIFLFFYKNKQKENIQLVEKLKEDINLLKNEQSDIKEVLEQKDTGYISSEIQKREFLEKEIQELHQVVQDTKNIAKNASMIKSEFLANVRHEVRTPMNSILVFAELLEKDLKDKRLNSFANNILHSGKKLLTLLTDIIELSKIESGTFEITESAVDVKNFFLNSIENFKSKANKKALELTLEIDDNVPISLMIDPLRVGEILNNLLSNAIKFTHNGFVKVIVSIDNVDETNNVVDLSISIEDSGIGIAYKNQNKIFEIFETKENCDDIEYQGTGLGLSINRKLSKIMNGSLSVKSKISVGSTFTLTIKNVEIVLFNSKEGIDETSIDFSLIKPQGATILVICDSELDRDLTKESFKDTKTTVLAFNNARSAIEILKKQKVDLILIDVNMLSNDEGAVSKVMKKVTSAPVVTLTDIRLKDIVFQVGGVRPIGHLKKPLIKVELFRVVLKILNSQSVILDEDGGLKVENKHEHLDKINLIQLKIFLHVQKLGLQDIYKEALSTNDLNTIKIFATELLELSIKHKLKDMIVYSELLLSKVELFEIDSINDMLIDYKEKIKKYELMIKK, from the coding sequence ATGAATTTTGATAATAATATTTATATATATGTACTAGAGGCAGTTTTTATACTCATAATATTTTTATTTTTTTATAAAAATAAGCAAAAAGAAAATATACAACTAGTAGAAAAATTAAAAGAAGATATAAACCTTTTAAAAAATGAACAATCAGATATAAAAGAAGTTCTTGAGCAAAAAGATACAGGTTATATAAGTTCGGAAATTCAAAAAAGAGAATTTCTTGAAAAAGAGATTCAAGAACTACATCAAGTTGTTCAAGATACAAAAAACATAGCAAAAAATGCGAGTATGATAAAGTCTGAATTTTTAGCAAATGTAAGACATGAAGTAAGAACTCCTATGAATTCTATCTTAGTTTTTGCAGAGCTTTTAGAAAAAGACTTAAAAGATAAAAGACTTAATAGTTTTGCAAATAATATTCTTCATTCAGGAAAGAAACTTTTAACGCTATTGACAGATATTATAGAACTTTCAAAAATAGAATCTGGAACTTTTGAGATTACTGAAAGTGCTGTTGATGTAAAAAACTTTTTTTTAAATAGTATAGAAAATTTTAAAAGTAAAGCAAATAAAAAAGCCTTAGAATTAACTCTTGAAATAGATGATAATGTGCCTATATCTTTGATGATAGATCCATTGAGAGTAGGAGAAATTTTAAATAATTTACTCTCAAATGCTATAAAATTTACTCACAATGGTTTTGTAAAAGTAATAGTGAGTATTGATAATGTAGACGAAACAAATAATGTAGTTGATTTATCAATATCCATTGAAGATAGCGGCATCGGGATAGCGTATAAAAATCAAAATAAAATATTTGAAATATTTGAAACAAAAGAAAATTGTGATGATATTGAGTATCAAGGAACAGGATTAGGGCTTTCCATTAATAGAAAACTATCTAAAATAATGAATGGTTCTTTGAGTGTTAAGAGTAAAATTTCAGTTGGTTCTACTTTTACTTTAACTATTAAAAATGTTGAAATTGTTCTTTTTAACTCAAAAGAAGGAATTGATGAGACAAGTATAGATTTTTCTCTTATAAAACCACAAGGGGCAACAATACTTGTCATTTGTGACTCTGAGCTAGATCGTGATTTAACAAAAGAGAGTTTCAAAGATACAAAAACCACTGTTTTAGCTTTTAACAATGCAAGAAGTGCCATAGAAATTTTAAAAAAACAAAAAGTAGATTTAATACTTATAGATGTTAATATGCTTAGTAATGATGAGGGGGCGGTATCAAAAGTTATGAAAAAGGTTACCTCTGCACCTGTTGTAACCTTAACTGATATAAGACTTAAAGATATTGTATTTCAAGTTGGTGGAGTTAGACCGATAGGACATTTAAAAAAACCACTTATAAAAGTTGAACTATTTAGAGTTGTTTTAAAAATACTAAACTCACAAAGTGTTATATTAGATGAAGATGGTGGCTTAAAAGTTGAAAATAAACATGAGCATCTAGACAAAATAAATCTAATACAATTAAAAATATTTTTACATGTTCAAAAATTAGGTCTGCAAGATATATATAAAGAAGCGCTTAGTACAAATGACTTAAACACTATAAAAATCTTTGCAACAGAACTTTTAGAATTATCAATAAAACATAAACTAAAAGATATGATAGTTTATAGTGAGTTGCTTTTAAGCAAAGTAGAATTATTTGAAATAGATTCAATTAATGATATGTTAATTGATTATAAAGAAAAAATAAAAAAATATGAGTTAATGATAAAAAAATAG
- a CDS encoding HD domain-containing phosphohydrolase, producing MKKNQVEYNILIVDDVSENIKVAINILQQDEYNFSFALNGEQALEVLKTKKFDLILLDIMMPGIDGFEVCEIVKKTTSLKDIPIIFVTAKVDIESIEKGFTLGAVDYVTKPFHAIELKSRVKNHLELYRAKQQLKANNITLFNKMQDNKEKHFTDLELAQKEIIYILSDIMETGSSETASHVKRVAHIAKRLAQLEGTLNKDEIKIIFLATPLHDIGKILIDGKILHKPGKLDDDEFKIMKEHSAHAYKILAKSNTKLIKAGSIIAYQHHENYDGSGYPNGLFGDDIHIYGRIVAIADVLDALTHKRAYKEAWSFEKAANHIIELSGTKFDPKLIVCFRDNLKDFRKIIEHFKED from the coding sequence ATGAAAAAAAATCAAGTAGAATATAATATTTTAATAGTTGATGATGTGAGTGAGAATATAAAAGTTGCTATAAATATTCTTCAGCAAGATGAGTATAATTTCTCTTTTGCTTTGAATGGAGAACAAGCTTTGGAAGTTCTAAAAACTAAAAAGTTTGACTTAATACTATTAGATATTATGATGCCAGGAATTGATGGTTTTGAAGTGTGTGAGATTGTGAAAAAAACAACATCTTTAAAAGATATTCCCATTATATTTGTTACAGCAAAGGTTGACATAGAGTCTATTGAAAAAGGTTTTACTCTTGGAGCAGTTGATTATGTCACAAAACCATTTCATGCTATTGAGTTAAAATCAAGAGTAAAAAATCATTTAGAATTATATAGAGCAAAACAACAGTTAAAAGCTAACAACATTACTCTTTTTAATAAAATGCAAGACAACAAAGAAAAGCATTTTACAGACTTAGAACTTGCTCAAAAAGAGATTATATATATTCTTTCAGACATTATGGAAACGGGTAGTTCTGAAACTGCTAGTCATGTAAAGCGTGTAGCGCATATAGCGAAGCGATTAGCTCAACTAGAAGGTACTCTCAATAAAGATGAGATAAAGATTATCTTTTTAGCAACTCCACTTCATGACATAGGTAAGATTCTTATAGATGGAAAAATTCTTCATAAACCTGGTAAGCTTGATGATGATGAATTTAAAATTATGAAAGAGCATTCTGCTCACGCTTACAAAATTCTTGCAAAGTCAAATACAAAACTTATAAAAGCAGGTAGTATAATTGCCTATCAACATCATGAAAACTATGATGGAAGTGGTTATCCAAATGGCTTATTTGGAGATGATATTCATATTTATGGAAGAATTGTAGCTATAGCAGATGTTTTAGATGCTCTAACGCATAAAAGAGCATATAAAGAAGCTTGGAGTTTTGAGAAAGCGGCAAATCATATCATAGAGTTAAGCGGAACGAAATTTGACCCTAAACTTATAGTATGTTTTAGAGATAATTTAAAAGATTTTAGAAAAATTATTGAGCATTTTAAAGAAGATTAA
- a CDS encoding NAD(P)H-dependent oxidoreductase, with translation MKTKTFKEAMDFRHACKIFDENKKISDEDMKSILEAGVKSPSSFGMEAWKFLVITNEDLKAKLRPACWDQVQITSCSHLVVVLAGIESVKPESGIPEKRFARRDMPQEKLDFYLKLYADHLTDTLSSDDNIYAWTAKQTAFAGANMMSAAAVISVDSCPIEGFDKNQVEEILNIDKSKYRLSMLIPFGYRINEQSTQLRLPFEEVVEFIN, from the coding sequence ATGAAAACAAAAACATTTAAAGAAGCTATGGATTTTAGACATGCTTGTAAGATTTTTGATGAAAATAAAAAAATATCTGATGAAGATATGAAGTCTATTTTAGAAGCAGGGGTAAAATCTCCTTCTTCTTTTGGTATGGAAGCTTGGAAATTTTTAGTTATAACTAACGAAGATTTAAAAGCTAAACTAAGACCTGCTTGTTGGGATCAAGTTCAGATTACTTCCTGCTCTCATTTAGTGGTTGTTTTAGCAGGTATAGAGTCTGTAAAACCTGAATCTGGAATTCCTGAAAAAAGATTTGCTAGACGCGATATGCCACAAGAGAAGTTAGATTTTTATCTAAAATTATATGCAGACCATTTGACAGATACTTTAAGTAGTGATGACAATATATACGCATGGACAGCTAAACAGACTGCATTTGCTGGTGCAAATATGATGAGTGCTGCGGCTGTAATAAGTGTAGATTCTTGTCCTATTGAAGGTTTTGATAAAAATCAAGTTGAAGAGATTTTAAATATAGATAAAAGTAAATATAGATTATCAATGTTAATTCCGTTTGGATACAGAATTAATGAACAATCTACTCAATTAAGATTACCTTTTGAAGAGGTGGTAGAGTTTATTAACTAA
- the uvrA gene encoding excinuclease ABC subunit UvrA — protein MKKDVIKITGARENNLKNINLSIPKNELVVMTGISGSGKSTLAFDTLYAEGQRRYMESLSSYARQFLDRVGKPDVDKIEGLTPAIAIDQKTTSKNPRSTVGTITEIYDYFRLLYARVGVQHCHRCKKVISQMSASDIIGEVAKLPEGSKLVLLAPLVREKKGSFADLLESLVHKGYVRAMIDGVMVRLDEEIELSKTKKHTIKVVVDRVVVKAENKERIASDVEKALKESYGELEIDILNHKEMDMKVSSIHYSEHNACFDCKISFDPLEPLSFSFNSPKGACTECDGLGLRYALDYEKIIDIDLPIEKGGVKIVYGFNKGYYFTFLKGFCAHNDIDITIAYSELEEHQKKAILHGNPEEVTFLWKNHKVKRIFPGIVRIAYDMFKDEKELADYMSEKVCSICNSNRLKLESLAVRVGQKGISELLEMPIEKTYEWFANEDNFKYLDDQNTQVAQPILNEIRERLYFLFDVGLGYITLGRDARTISGGEAQRIRIASQIGSGLTGVLYVLDEPSIGLHERDTKKLIRTLRNLQEKGNSVIVVEHDKETIENADFIVDIGPGAGRFGGEVVFAGTLDKLKKAKTLTADYLYGRKQIEYFYRRKQEKYIEIKNVTINNIENLSVKIPLNNFVCITGVSGSGKSSLMLQTLLPTARELLNHARKVNKVAGVEITGLDQVDKVIYLDQSPIGRTPRSNPATYTGVMDEIRNLFSQTKEAQIRGYTTSRFSFNVKGGRCEKCQGEGEIKIEMHFLPDIMVKCDTCHGKRYNQQTLEVNYKGKTIADVLAMSVDEAYEFFKAIPKINIKMQTLVDVGLGYITLGQNAVTLSGGEAQRIKLGKELSRKDTGKTLYILDEPTTGLHFADVDRLTKVLHHFVELGNSVLIIEHNLDMIKNADWVIDMGPEGGSGGGLIIAEGSPEELASTHTKTGSYTGEYLKKELALHENKNI, from the coding sequence GTGAAAAAAGATGTTATAAAAATTACAGGTGCTAGAGAAAATAATTTAAAAAATATAAATTTATCTATTCCTAAAAATGAATTAGTTGTAATGACTGGAATTAGTGGAAGTGGTAAATCTACTTTAGCTTTTGATACTTTGTATGCTGAAGGGCAGAGACGATATATGGAGTCTTTATCTTCTTATGCAAGACAATTTTTAGATAGAGTTGGAAAACCTGATGTAGATAAGATAGAAGGACTGACTCCTGCTATCGCGATAGACCAAAAAACAACTTCTAAAAATCCTCGCTCAACAGTTGGGACTATTACAGAAATATATGATTATTTTAGACTTTTGTATGCTAGAGTTGGTGTTCAGCATTGTCATAGATGTAAAAAAGTTATTTCTCAAATGTCCGCATCTGACATTATAGGTGAAGTTGCTAAGCTACCAGAGGGTTCAAAACTTGTTCTTTTAGCTCCTCTAGTGAGAGAAAAGAAAGGCTCTTTTGCAGACTTGTTAGAATCTCTTGTTCACAAGGGTTATGTAAGAGCTATGATAGATGGAGTGATGGTTAGACTTGATGAAGAGATAGAGTTAAGTAAAACTAAAAAGCATACTATTAAAGTTGTTGTAGATAGAGTTGTTGTAAAAGCAGAAAATAAAGAACGCATAGCATCTGATGTTGAAAAGGCTTTAAAAGAGAGTTACGGTGAACTTGAGATAGATATATTAAATCACAAAGAGATGGATATGAAAGTGTCTAGTATTCATTATAGTGAGCATAATGCTTGTTTTGACTGTAAGATAAGCTTTGACCCGCTAGAACCTCTTTCTTTTTCTTTTAACTCTCCTAAAGGTGCTTGTACTGAGTGTGATGGACTTGGTCTTCGTTATGCACTTGATTATGAAAAAATTATAGATATAGACTTGCCAATAGAAAAAGGTGGAGTTAAAATAGTATATGGCTTCAACAAAGGTTATTATTTTACATTTTTAAAAGGTTTTTGCGCTCATAATGATATAGATATAACAATTGCATATTCAGAGCTTGAGGAGCATCAAAAAAAGGCTATTTTGCATGGTAATCCAGAAGAAGTTACATTTCTTTGGAAAAACCATAAGGTAAAAAGAATTTTCCCCGGAATTGTTCGTATAGCATATGACATGTTTAAAGATGAAAAAGAGTTAGCAGATTATATGAGCGAAAAGGTTTGTAGTATTTGTAATTCTAATAGATTAAAACTAGAATCTTTAGCAGTTAGAGTAGGACAAAAAGGTATATCAGAACTTTTAGAGATGCCAATAGAGAAAACTTATGAATGGTTTGCAAACGAAGATAACTTTAAATATCTTGATGATCAAAATACTCAAGTAGCACAACCGATATTAAACGAGATACGAGAAAGACTTTACTTTTTGTTTGATGTTGGTCTTGGGTATATTACTTTAGGTCGAGATGCTAGAACCATTAGTGGTGGAGAGGCTCAAAGAATCCGTATTGCTTCACAGATTGGTAGTGGTTTAACAGGCGTTTTATATGTTTTAGATGAGCCAAGTATAGGACTTCACGAAAGAGATACAAAAAAACTTATTCGTACGCTTAGAAACCTTCAAGAAAAGGGTAATAGTGTAATAGTTGTTGAGCACGATAAAGAAACTATAGAAAATGCTGATTTTATTGTCGATATTGGTCCAGGTGCTGGTAGATTTGGTGGTGAGGTTGTTTTTGCTGGAACTCTTGATAAGCTTAAAAAAGCTAAAACTTTGACGGCTGATTATCTTTATGGAAGAAAACAAATAGAGTATTTTTATAGACGAAAACAAGAAAAATATATAGAGATTAAAAATGTAACAATTAACAATATAGAAAATTTAAGTGTAAAAATTCCGTTAAATAACTTTGTTTGTATAACTGGAGTTAGTGGAAGTGGAAAAAGTTCTCTTATGCTTCAAACTCTTTTGCCAACTGCAAGAGAGTTACTAAATCATGCAAGAAAAGTAAATAAAGTTGCAGGTGTTGAAATAACAGGACTAGATCAGGTTGATAAGGTGATTTATCTTGATCAAAGTCCAATAGGTAGGACACCTCGAAGTAATCCAGCAACTTATACAGGTGTTATGGATGAGATTAGAAATCTTTTTAGCCAGACAAAAGAAGCTCAAATAAGAGGTTACACTACTTCAAGATTTAGCTTTAATGTAAAAGGTGGACGATGCGAAAAGTGTCAAGGTGAAGGTGAGATTAAAATAGAGATGCACTTTTTGCCAGATATTATGGTTAAGTGTGACACTTGTCATGGAAAAAGATATAACCAACAAACTTTAGAAGTAAACTATAAAGGAAAAACTATAGCTGATGTTTTAGCTATGAGTGTTGATGAGGCTTATGAGTTTTTTAAAGCAATACCTAAGATAAATATAAAGATGCAAACACTTGTGGATGTTGGTCTTGGTTACATAACTCTTGGTCAAAATGCTGTAACACTTTCAGGTGGAGAGGCTCAAAGAATTAAACTAGGTAAAGAGTTGAGCCGTAAAGATACAGGAAAAACTCTATATATCTTAGATGAACCTACAACAGGATTGCATTTTGCAGATGTAGATAGGCTGACAAAAGTTCTTCATCACTTTGTAGAACTTGGAAATAGTGTACTGATAATTGAGCATAATTTAGATATGATTAAAAATGCTGACTGGGTTATAGATATGGGTCCAGAAGGTGGAAGTGGCGGTGGTCTTATTATCGCTGAGGGTTCACCTGAAGAGTTAGCATCTACACATACTAAAACTGGTAGTTATACTGGTGAATATTTGAAAAAGGAATTGGCACTACATGAAAACAAAAACATTTAA